Part of the Halobellus ruber genome is shown below.
TGGTCCGGACTGTGAACGTGGCTGTTCGCCGGTCGGCGTCGACAGAACTGCGCTGGCCGGGATGTTGAACCACGGTCGCTCTGCTCGCTTCGCTCGCAACGCTCCTTGGTTCAAATCCGGGTGTCGCATACACCGAATTCGCCGTATCGAGCGACACGCAACGCGGTCGCTCTCGGGATGGAGTCCGGGGAACTGCGCTGGCCGGGATGTTGAACCGGAACCGGACGTGCTCGCTCCCGACGGTCGCTGTGCACGCCCGGCAGGGTTCAAATACCTGGAGCGATTTCGTCTCGCGACGCGGCTCGCTCCGCTCGCCGGTCGGCGTCGACAGAACTGCGCTGGCCGGGATTTGAACCCGGGTTGTGACCATGGCAAGGTCACGTGATACCACTACACTACCAGCGCGAGTGTGCACTCGTGAGAAGTCGGGATTCATAAATAAGGCTTGCGGACCGTGGACGCGTCGGGGGACGGCGTGGGGACGATCCGCACGACTCCGGACCGCGAAACCGCCACAACCCGGCGTGTGACGGCCTCACAGTCGGCGCCAGCTTTCGCTACTCTTTTAGGTTCCCCTGCGGTATCCGTTGTACAGTCTAGACGTGACGCTGAAGGGACCGGTATGACGCTGACCGTACTCGTGCCGTCCTCCCTCGTCCGGGAAGCCGAGGACAAACGCGAGGCAACTCGCAAACTCGGGTACGTCGCCCGCGCGGCGGCGGTGTTCCGGGCGGATCGGCTCGCCGTCTTCCCCGACCGGGAAGGCGAGCGGCGCTGGGGGGGCGAGTTCGTCGAAACGGTGCTGCGATACGCCGCCACGCCGCCGGGGCTCCGAAAGGAGGTCTGGGGGCGACGCGACGAACTCGAGTACGTCGGCGTCCTACCACCCCTCCGCGTCCCGTCTACGACCGGCTCCGAATCGAACGGTTCGGGGTCGTTAACACAGGGAATCGTGACCGAGGTCGGACCTGACGGCCGCGTCCGGGTCAATTGCGAACTGCAACACCCACTCACCCTCCGCGCGCCTCCGTCGATGGAGGTCGCGGAGGGCGAACGCGTCGCCATCAGGATCTCTTCGCGAGAACCGGTCCGTGCGCGGATCGTCGATCGGCCCCCTCCGGGCTTCGACGTGTCCCGTATGGACCTCGAGGAAGCGCTCGGCCGCGCCGACGCCGGGATCGGGATCGCCACGTCCCGCCACGGCGAGGCGCTGACCACCACGCGGCTGCCCGAGCTCGCCGCCCGGGTCGACCGGGCGGGCGCGACAGTCGCGTTCGGGTCGCCCGGCCGCGGGCTTCCGGCCATCCTCGGCGTCGGCACCGACGCCGTCGCCGAGGGGGCGGTCGAACCCGGAGCCGATCCGGGGTTCGACCTCTGGCTGAATACGATTCCGCGGCAGGGAAGCGAGACGGTACGCACCGAGGAAGCGGTGTTCGCCACGCTTGCTGCCCTGACACTCACGGAGTGATCATATGCCACAACCAAGCAGACCACGAAAAGGTTCGATGGGCTTCAGCCCGCGGAAGCGCGCGGCCAGCGAGGTCCCGCGTATCCGGTCGTGGCCCGACGACGACGGGGCCCCGGCCATCCAGGGGTTCGCCGGCTACAAGGCCGGAATGACCCAGGTGATGATGGTCAACGACCAGGCCAACTCCCCCCGCGAAGGGATGGAGGAGGCCGTGCCGGTGACCGTCGTGGAGACGCCGCCGATGCGCGCCGTCGCCCTTCGAGCCTACGAGGACACGCCGTACGGTGCAAAGCCACTGACCGAAGTGTGGACCGGGGAGTTCGCCGAGTCGCTCGATCGCGTGCTCGATCTCCCCAACGAGGACACCTTCGAGTCGGACGCAGAGGACCTCCGCTCGGCCGTCGAGGCCGGCGACGTCGACGATGTCCGCCTCATCACCCACACCGTTCCCGCCGAGATGCGGAACGTCCCCAAGAAGGACCCCGACGTGATGGAGACCCGGGTCGGCGGCGGCTCCCTTGAGGAGCGCGTCGACTTCGCGCTCGATCTCGTCGGCGACGGCGGCGACCACGAGCTCTCGGACGTCTTCCGTTCCGGCGAGTATCTCGACGTCGCCGGCGTCACCAAGGGGAAGGGAACCCAGGGCCCCGTCAAGCGGTGGGGCGTCCAGAAGCGGAAGGGCAAACACGCCCGCCAGGGATGGCGGCGCCGGATCGGCAACCTCGGTCCGTGGAACCCCTCCCGCGTGCGCTCGACCGTCCCCCAGCAGGGGCAGACGGGCTACCACCAGCGGACCGAACTGAACAAGCGCCTCCTCGCGATCGGCTCGGGGAGCGAACCGACAGTCGACGGCGGCTTCGTCGGCTACGGCGAGGTCGACGGACCGTACGCGCTGATCAAGGGCTCGCTCCCGGGCCCCGACAAGCGCTTGCTGCGGTTCCGGCCCGCCGTCCGGCCGAGCGACCAGCCGCGCCTCGATCCCGAGGTACGCTACGTGTCGACCGAATCGAACCAGGGTTAAACTATGCAAGCAACAATTCGCGACCTGAACGGCGACGACGCCGGCACGCTCGACCTCCCCGAGGTCTTCGAGACCGCCTACCGTCCGGACCTCATCGAGCGCGCCGTGGTCGCCGCGCAGGCCAACCGAAAACAGGCGTACGGTGCCGACCCCTACGCGGGGTTGCGAACCCCCGCGGAGTCGTTCGGCAGCGGCCGCGGGATGGCGCACGTCCCCCGCGAGAACGGGCAGGCTCGGCGCGTCCCCCAGGCTGTCTCCGGCCGGAAGGCACACCCGCCGAAGGCCGAGAAGGACCAGGGCAAAGACATCAACGACAAGGAGCGGAAACTCGCCGTCCGATCGGCGCTGGCCGCCACGGCCGACGCGGAGCGCGTCGCCGACCGCGGCCACGAGTTCGATGACGATGTCGAACTCCCCGTGGTCGTCTCCGACGACTTCGAGGAGCTGGTGAAGACCCGCGAGGTCGTCGACCTGCTCGAATCCCTCGGCGTCCACGCCGACATCGAGCGGTCCGACGGGAACAAGAAGGTGAAGGCGGGCCGCGGCAAGACGCGTGGCCGGAAGTACACCCGGCCGAAGTCGATCCTCTTTGTGACCTCGGAGGAGCCCTCGAAGGCGGCGCGGAACCTCGCCGGCGCGGACGTGGTCACCGCCGACAACGTGAGCGCGGAGGATCTCGCGCCCGGCACGCACGCCGGCCGGCTCGCGCTGTACACCGAAAGCGCGATCGAGGAGGTGGCGGACCGATGAGCACGATCATCGAACATCCCCTCGTGACCGAGAAGGCGATGGACGAGATGGACTTCGACAACAAGCTCCAGTTCATCGTCGACATCGACGCCACGAAGAACGACGTGGTCGAGGAAGTCGAGTCGCGTTACGAGGTGTCGGTCGTGAGCGTCAACACGCAGGTGACACCGCAGGGCAAGAAGAAGGCGACCGTCCGACTCGGCGACGACGACGACGCACAGGAAGTCGCCTCGCGGATCGGGGTGTTCTAAGATGGGACGACGAATCCAGGGGCAACGTCGCGGCCGCGGCACGTCCACGTTCCGGGCGCCGTCGCACCGCTACAAGTCCGACCTCTCGCACAAGAAGGACGAATCGGACGACACCGTCTCCGGGACGGTCGTCGACATCGAACACGACCCCGCACGCAGCGCGCCGGTCGTCGCCGTCGAGTTCGAGGACGGCGACCAGCGGCTCGTGCTCGCGCCGGAAGGTGTCGCCGTCGGCGATTCCATCCAGGTCGGGGTCAGCGCGGAGATCAAACCCGGCAACACGCTGCCGCTCGCGGAGATCCCCGAGGGCGTGCCGGTATGTAACATCGAGCGCCAGCCCGGCGACGGCGGGAAGTTCGCCCGCGCGTCGGGCACCAGCGCCCAGATCATCACCCACGACCGTCACGTGACGGCGGTGAAGCTGCCCTCGGGCCAGACCAAGCGGCTGAACCCCGAGTGCCGCGCAACCGTCGGCGTGGTCGCGGGCGGCGGCCGAACCGAAAAGCCGTTCGTGAAGGCCGGCAAGAAGCACCACAAGATGAAATCACGCGGTACCAAGTGGCCCCGGGTCCGCGGGGTCGCCATGAACGCCGTCGACCACCCGTTCGGCGGCGGCGGCCGCCAGCACCCCGGACAGCCGAAGTCCGTCTCGCGGGACGCCCCGCCGGGACGGAAGGTCGGCGACATCGCCTCGAAGCGAACCGGTCGCGGCGGCAAAGGAGGCAAGGACAACTCATGAGTTCCGAATACCGAACCGGCCGCGAGGGTGAGTTCACCTACCGCGGCCACACGCTCGACGAGCTGCAGGAGATGTCGCTCGACGAGGTCGCGGAACTGCTCCCCGCACGCCAGCGGCGAACCATCCAGCGAGGGCTCTCGGTCCAGCAGGAGAAGCTTCGGGAGCGCGCTCGGGAGGCCGGCGAACAGGAGACGGCCAACGACCCGATCCGGACGCACCTCCGGGACATGCCGGTCCTGCCGGAGTTCGTCGACCTCACGTTCGAGGTCTACACCGGCCAGTCCTTCGAGCGCGTCCGCGTCGAACCCGAAATGATCGGCCACTACCTGGGCGAGTTCCAACTGACACGGACGTCGGTGGAACACGGCCAGGCCGGCATCGGCGCGACCCGGTCCTCGAAGTTCGTGCCGCTCAAATAACCCATGGGTATCAACTACAGCGTCGAGGCCGACCCGGAGACCACCGCCAAGGGGATGCTCCGCGATCGGCCCATCAGCCTGAAGCACAGCAAGGCCATCGCACGGCAGATCAAGGGACGGACCGTCGCGGAGGCGCAGTCGTACCTCCAGGACGTCATCGATGAGGTCCAGTCGGTCCCGTTCAAGCAGCACAACTCCGGCGTCGGCCACCGGTCGGACATCGACGGGTGGGACGCGGGCCGCTACCCCGAGAAGGCCTCGAAGGCGTTCCTGGAGTTGCTGGAGAACGTCGCCTCGAACGCCGACGAGCAGGGGTTCGACGGCGAGGAGATGGCGATCAAACACGTCGCCCCCCACAAGGTCGGCGAGCGCCAGGGCCGGAAGCCCCGGGCGTTCGGCAGCGCCGACCCGTGGAACACGCCGATCTGCGACGTCGAACTGATCATCGAGGAGCCCGAGGAGGTCGAAGCCTGATGGCGGACGAACACCAGTTCATCGAGGACGGCCTCCAGCGCTCCCAGATCGACGAGTTCTTCGCGGACGAACTCGGCCGAGCCGGCTACGGCGGGATGGACGTCGCGAAGACGCCGATGGGGACCCAGATCGTCCTCAAAGCCGAGAAGCCCGGCATGGTCATCGGCAAGGGCGGGAAGAACATCCGGAAGGTCACCAGCGAACTCGAGGAACGGTTCGACCTCGACGACCCACAGATCGACGTCCAGGAGGTCGACGAGCCGGATCTCAACGCCCGCATCGTTGCGGACCGCCTGGCCAACGCCCTCGAACGAGGGTGGTACTTCCGGAAGGCGGGCCACACCACGATCGACCGGATTATGGAGGCCGGCGCGCTCGGCGCGGAGATCGTCCTGAGCGGGAAGGTAACCGGCGCCCGGTCGCGCGTCGAGAAGTTCAACCGCGGCTACATCAAGCACAACGGCGAGCCCGCCCAGGAGATCGTCGACGAGGGGCAGGGCGT
Proteins encoded:
- a CDS encoding putative RNA uridine N3 methyltransferase, which codes for MTLTVLVPSSLVREAEDKREATRKLGYVARAAAVFRADRLAVFPDREGERRWGGEFVETVLRYAATPPGLRKEVWGRRDELEYVGVLPPLRVPSTTGSESNGSGSLTQGIVTEVGPDGRVRVNCELQHPLTLRAPPSMEVAEGERVAIRISSREPVRARIVDRPPPGFDVSRMDLEEALGRADAGIGIATSRHGEALTTTRLPELAARVDRAGATVAFGSPGRGLPAILGVGTDAVAEGAVEPGADPGFDLWLNTIPRQGSETVRTEEAVFATLAALTLTE
- a CDS encoding 50S ribosomal protein L3 produces the protein MPQPSRPRKGSMGFSPRKRAASEVPRIRSWPDDDGAPAIQGFAGYKAGMTQVMMVNDQANSPREGMEEAVPVTVVETPPMRAVALRAYEDTPYGAKPLTEVWTGEFAESLDRVLDLPNEDTFESDAEDLRSAVEAGDVDDVRLITHTVPAEMRNVPKKDPDVMETRVGGGSLEERVDFALDLVGDGGDHELSDVFRSGEYLDVAGVTKGKGTQGPVKRWGVQKRKGKHARQGWRRRIGNLGPWNPSRVRSTVPQQGQTGYHQRTELNKRLLAIGSGSEPTVDGGFVGYGEVDGPYALIKGSLPGPDKRLLRFRPAVRPSDQPRLDPEVRYVSTESNQG
- the rpl4p gene encoding 50S ribosomal protein L4; its protein translation is MQATIRDLNGDDAGTLDLPEVFETAYRPDLIERAVVAAQANRKQAYGADPYAGLRTPAESFGSGRGMAHVPRENGQARRVPQAVSGRKAHPPKAEKDQGKDINDKERKLAVRSALAATADAERVADRGHEFDDDVELPVVVSDDFEELVKTREVVDLLESLGVHADIERSDGNKKVKAGRGKTRGRKYTRPKSILFVTSEEPSKAARNLAGADVVTADNVSAEDLAPGTHAGRLALYTESAIEEVADR
- a CDS encoding 50S ribosomal protein L23, whose translation is MSTIIEHPLVTEKAMDEMDFDNKLQFIVDIDATKNDVVEEVESRYEVSVVSVNTQVTPQGKKKATVRLGDDDDAQEVASRIGVF
- a CDS encoding 50S ribosomal protein L2, producing the protein MGRRIQGQRRGRGTSTFRAPSHRYKSDLSHKKDESDDTVSGTVVDIEHDPARSAPVVAVEFEDGDQRLVLAPEGVAVGDSIQVGVSAEIKPGNTLPLAEIPEGVPVCNIERQPGDGGKFARASGTSAQIITHDRHVTAVKLPSGQTKRLNPECRATVGVVAGGGRTEKPFVKAGKKHHKMKSRGTKWPRVRGVAMNAVDHPFGGGGRQHPGQPKSVSRDAPPGRKVGDIASKRTGRGGKGGKDNS
- a CDS encoding 30S ribosomal protein S19, which translates into the protein MSSEYRTGREGEFTYRGHTLDELQEMSLDEVAELLPARQRRTIQRGLSVQQEKLRERAREAGEQETANDPIRTHLRDMPVLPEFVDLTFEVYTGQSFERVRVEPEMIGHYLGEFQLTRTSVEHGQAGIGATRSSKFVPLK
- a CDS encoding 50S ribosomal protein L22, with product MGINYSVEADPETTAKGMLRDRPISLKHSKAIARQIKGRTVAEAQSYLQDVIDEVQSVPFKQHNSGVGHRSDIDGWDAGRYPEKASKAFLELLENVASNADEQGFDGEEMAIKHVAPHKVGERQGRKPRAFGSADPWNTPICDVELIIEEPEEVEA
- a CDS encoding 30S ribosomal protein S3, translating into MADEHQFIEDGLQRSQIDEFFADELGRAGYGGMDVAKTPMGTQIVLKAEKPGMVIGKGGKNIRKVTSELEERFDLDDPQIDVQEVDEPDLNARIVADRLANALERGWYFRKAGHTTIDRIMEAGALGAEIVLSGKVTGARSRVEKFNRGYIKHNGEPAQEIVDEGQGVAVMKLGTIGVTVKIIPPGAELPDDFEIREDVDVEPVEQVAESEGVEALLEEEPEEVPEAGAEDDEVEVPDETPEEVIDEDVVEEVIDETEEEPVETGDSDDDDEEPDLDDLDEDVEAEAEELLDEMEGEDEEDA